A genomic segment from Actinoplanes sichuanensis encodes:
- a CDS encoding cation:proton antiporter, with amino-acid sequence MNGATVAMALLAVFAWGLWSARLGRADLTAPILFVTAGLLLSTGPVPDPEATREAVRMLAEITLVWVLFADAARVGLPEFRADAGLYARLLAVGLPLTIGAGTLAAALLFGDLGFWIALLIGAALAPTDAALGAAVMTDPAVPERIRRVLNVESGLNDGIATPVVTLAIAGAAATVTGPGTAITGLAIGVAAGVFAGLAGGWAMRTARTRGWASEDFAGPGVLALALAVYTGVHWLGGNGFVAAFVAGIAFGAAAGRGGSREVFYVEQTAGLVSLLTWLVFGAAAVPIVLTHIGWQVVVYAILSLTVIRMLPVALALLRSGMNSRTVAFIGWFGPRGLASIVFAVLAAEDLGPAADQAVAVIGLTVLFSVFAHGLTAKPLAARYGATANEAPAAPHLPARGLLHRHPARDP; translated from the coding sequence GGCGCTGCTCGCCGTCTTCGCCTGGGGGTTGTGGTCGGCGCGGCTGGGTCGCGCCGACCTCACCGCTCCGATCCTGTTCGTCACCGCCGGGCTGCTGCTGTCCACCGGTCCGGTGCCCGATCCCGAGGCCACCCGGGAAGCGGTTCGGATGCTGGCCGAGATCACCCTGGTCTGGGTGCTGTTCGCCGACGCGGCCCGGGTGGGGCTGCCGGAGTTCCGGGCCGACGCGGGGCTCTACGCACGACTGCTCGCGGTCGGACTACCGCTGACGATCGGGGCCGGCACCCTGGCCGCCGCACTGCTCTTCGGCGACCTCGGCTTCTGGATCGCCCTGTTGATCGGCGCGGCACTGGCCCCGACGGACGCGGCACTCGGGGCGGCGGTGATGACGGACCCGGCGGTGCCGGAGCGGATCCGCCGCGTGCTCAACGTGGAGAGCGGGCTCAACGACGGCATCGCCACCCCGGTGGTGACGCTCGCCATAGCCGGCGCCGCAGCCACCGTGACCGGACCGGGCACGGCGATCACCGGCCTGGCGATCGGGGTGGCGGCCGGAGTGTTCGCCGGGTTGGCCGGCGGCTGGGCGATGCGGACGGCCCGGACCCGCGGCTGGGCGTCGGAGGATTTCGCCGGCCCGGGCGTTCTGGCCCTGGCCCTGGCGGTCTACACGGGCGTGCACTGGCTCGGCGGGAACGGATTCGTGGCCGCGTTCGTAGCCGGGATCGCCTTCGGCGCGGCGGCCGGCCGCGGCGGGTCCCGTGAGGTCTTCTATGTGGAGCAGACGGCCGGTCTGGTGTCGCTGCTGACCTGGTTGGTCTTCGGCGCGGCCGCGGTACCGATAGTCCTCACCCACATCGGCTGGCAGGTGGTCGTCTACGCGATCCTGAGCCTGACCGTGATCCGGATGCTGCCGGTGGCGCTGGCTCTCCTCCGCAGCGGAATGAACTCCCGAACCGTCGCCTTCATCGGCTGGTTCGGCCCGCGGGGTCTGGCGTCGATCGTCTTCGCCGTGCTCGCCGCCGAGGACCTGGGCCCGGCCGCCGACCAGGCGGTGGCGGTGATCGGCCTGACCGTGCTGTTCAGCGTCTTCGCACACGGACTGACCGCGAAACCCCTGGCGGCCAGGTACGGCGCCACCGCGAACGAGGCTCCGGCCGCACCTCACCTCCCGGCCCGCGGCCTGCTGCACCGGCACCCCGCCCGCGATCCCTGA